A window from Neodiprion fabricii isolate iyNeoFabr1 chromosome 2, iyNeoFabr1.1, whole genome shotgun sequence encodes these proteins:
- the LOC124175658 gene encoding uncharacterized protein LOC124175658: MWGRRWRLAVLAIWTILAHGRETGSEGGKVDLTPGRNIVPGVETRSDPPAAIRNPSGWREAKDNEEVDGNRPGIAAAEPEMSESGKNSVNNRLASEAPDSGHREIELLVGKSEEDTQARETKSGIRTSSDLRKVERGAPVTPPAEEETTRKDEERDGTSRRVSRAKAASVDKDVTVDTSGKEKRRSFSQREGLKKGVGEPRQPGSIKGRLFGTNRGDEERRDSSGAASPELVKIAEKFLTDDPPTTTIKNLVSGVRGIIEPTSAGDLRTRGESSTATTAGMISAPGVLRGRDVEEGGSSTRVNDPLQGRDRDFAITRGTKGESSADIERCRNCCLPRGAGNCIGRRNGGSGSTGSHVGPSSADDLSAGGKGVGKLEGGRRDTETDQEVKATRRETIPELSGKVFLAKACGEIGVSRPDVGGGKQDETTPGRSLIARLGDKYLASKKKRGMRESSSGPQKTRGEATRTIYPGEVVRDEESTLGPSDAEPTFHPVPMPEVAESKEPLSSSIFVSRNETTTMTEGAGRLDRVFTGQEDGDEYYSRIDESTEATSSEASVFLGKFATPASVTSGLPEQDLLPVAIEGPFRTTENSAEFENSSRSTAALNQWPIKHSAVVEGDLVLGGLMMVHEREDSVTCGPVMPQGGVQALEAMLYTLDRLNSNGGILPGVKIGAHILDDCDKDTYGLEMAVDFIKVSAIINQPAKNLQINHPP, encoded by the exons ATGTGGGGCCGGAGATGGCGGCTGGCCGTGTTGGCCATTTGGACAATATTGGCGCACGGCCGAGAAACCGGAAGCGAAGGAGGCAAAGTCGACCTGACTCCCGGTAGAAACATTGTCCCAGGAGTCGAGACGCGGAGCGATCCGCCAGCCGCGATAAGAAATCCGTCAGGATGGAGAGAGGCGAAGGATAACGAGGAGGTGGATGGAAATCGGCCTGGCATCGCTGCAGCTGAACCGGAAATGAGCGAAAGCGGTAAAAACTCGGTGAATAACCGTCTCGCGTCCGAAGCGCCGGACTCCGGTCACCGAGAGATCGAACTCCTCGTGGGAAAAAGCGAGGAGGATACGCAGGCTCGCGAAACCAAGTCCGGCATCCGGACGTCGAGCGATCTTCGAAAAGTGGAACGCGGTGCTCCCGTCACGCCGCCGGCGGAAGAAGAGACGACGAGAAAGGACGAGGAACGCGATGGGACGTCGCGACGCGTATCGAGGGCCAAAGCGGCGTCCGTTGACAAGGATGTCACGGTGGACACGagcggaaaagaaaaaagaagaagcttTTCGCAGCGAGAGGGCTTAAAGAAGGGTGTCGGGGAGCCAAGGCAGCCGGGGTCAATCAAGGGTCGATTATTCGGTACGAACCGCGGGGACGAGGAACGGAGAGACTCTTCGGGGGCGGCTTCGCCGGAGCTGGTAAAGattgcggaaaaatttttaaccgacGATCcaccgacgacgacgatcaAGAATCTCGTCTCCGGGGTAAGAGGGATAATTGAACCGACGAGTGCCGGTGATCTTCGGACTCGGGGCGAAAGCTCGACGGCAACGACGGCCGGGATGATTTCAGCCCCTGGAGTCCTTAGGGGGCGGGATGTCGAGGAAGGGGGGAGTTCGACGCGGGTCAACGACCCCCTTCAGGGTCGAGATCGAGATTTCGCGATAACGAGAGGGACGAAGGGCGAGTCGTCGGCGGATATTGAACGTTGTCGGAATTGCTGCCTCCCTCGAGGAGCGGGAAACTGCATCGGAAGACGGAACGGGGGATCAGGGTCGACCGGAAGTCACGTTGGACCGAGCTCAGCGGACGATTTGTCCGCAGGGGGAAAAGGCGTGGGAAAATTAGAAGGCGGGAGGAGGGATACCGAGACGGACCAAGAAGTTAAAGCCACCAGACGCGAGACGATCCCTGAGTTATCGGGGAAGGTATTTCTGGCGAAAGCGTGCGGGGAAATTGGGGTGTCGCGGCCGGATGTCGGCGGGGGAAAACAAGACGAGACGACGCCGGGTAGATCGCTGATAGCGAGACTGGGCGATAAATATTTAGCCTCGAAGAAGAAACGGGGTATGCGGGAATCGTCCTCCGGCCCGCAAAAAACTCGCGGAGAAGCTACGAGGACGATTTACCCCGGCGAAGTCGTAAGGGATGAAGAATCCACCCTCGGCCCGTCCGATGCAGAACCCACTTTTCACCCCGTCCCGATGCCAGAAGTGGCCGAAAGTAAGGAACCCCTTTCATCGTCGATATTCGTCAGCCGGAAcgagacgacgacgatgaccgAAGGGGCGGGCCGATTGGACCGAGTTTTTACGGGGCAGGAAGATGGGGATGAATATTATTCGCGCATTGACGAATCCACCGAAGCCACGAGCTCTGAAGCCTCCGTGTTTCTCGGCAAATTCGCGACTCCTGCATCCGTAACTTCCGGCCTCCCGGAGCAGGACCTTCTCCCGGTAGCCATCGAGGGACCTTTTAGGACGACCGAGAACTCGGCGGAATTCGAGAACTCGAGCCGGTCGACCGCCGCGTTGAATCAGTGGCCGATCAAGCACAGCGCCGTCGTCGAGGGCGATTTGGTCCTCGGGGGACTGATGATGGTCCACGAGAGGGAGGACTCTGTCACCTGCGGCCCCGTCATGCCCCAGGGCGGCGTCCAGGCCCTCGAGGCGATGCTCTACACCCTCGACCGGCTCAATTCCAACGGCGGCATCCTTCCCGGCGTTAAGATCGGCGCACACATTCTCGACGACTGCGACAAGGACACGTACGGGCTCGAGATGGCCGTCGACTTCATCAAAG TTAGCGCGATAATCAATCAGCCAGCTAAGAACTTGCAAATTAATCACCCGCCGTAG